One genomic window of Pseudomonas aeruginosa includes the following:
- a CDS encoding BolA family protein has product MSMRDRIQTALQPLDPQHVEVLDESHMHSRGLETHFKVVLVSPQFAGLNAVKRHQKVYATLGGLMGEFHALALHTFTPEEWSQAAVPASPTCRGGSKHDIP; this is encoded by the coding sequence ATGAGCATGCGTGACCGTATCCAGACCGCCCTGCAGCCCCTCGATCCGCAACACGTCGAGGTGCTCGACGAGAGCCACATGCACAGCCGCGGGCTGGAGACCCACTTCAAGGTGGTGCTGGTCAGCCCGCAGTTCGCCGGGTTGAACGCGGTGAAGCGGCACCAGAAGGTATATGCCACCCTCGGTGGGTTGATGGGCGAGTTCCACGCCCTGGCGCTGCATACCTTCACCCCTGAGGAGTGGAGCCAGGCTGCGGTGCCGGCCTCGCCGACCTGCCGCGGCGGGAGCAAGCACGACATACCCTGA
- a CDS encoding DUF2059 domain-containing protein: protein MSGPTDTSTQPQGFSMTRLRLIGSAVLLSLSSMAMAMADSASQAEQFLKLVHADKLTVPVYAQVQQMLAQRFAQAKAPESKKAVLERYQAKANAELDRAIGWDKIKPELIKLYTTNFTESELKDLNAFYQSPLGKKVLEKMPRLTAESAQLTQAKLQGAVEPVNKLMADMDKELGVAAPAQKKK, encoded by the coding sequence ATGTCGGGTCCCACGGACACATCTACCCAACCTCAAGGATTTTCCATGACCCGTCTTCGCCTCATCGGCAGCGCCGTGCTGCTCAGCCTCAGCTCCATGGCCATGGCCATGGCCGATTCCGCCAGCCAGGCCGAGCAATTCCTCAAGCTGGTCCATGCTGACAAGCTGACGGTCCCGGTCTATGCCCAGGTGCAGCAGATGCTGGCCCAGCGCTTCGCCCAGGCCAAGGCGCCGGAGAGCAAGAAGGCGGTTCTCGAGCGTTACCAGGCCAAGGCCAATGCCGAGCTGGACCGCGCCATCGGCTGGGACAAGATCAAGCCCGAGCTGATCAAGCTCTACACCACCAACTTCACCGAGTCCGAGCTGAAGGACCTGAATGCCTTCTACCAGTCGCCGCTGGGCAAGAAGGTGCTGGAGAAGATGCCGCGCCTGACCGCCGAATCCGCCCAACTGACCCAGGCCAAGCTGCAAGGCGCCGTCGAGCCGGTGAACAAGCTGATGGCCGACATGGACAAGGAACTCGGCGTCGCCGCGCCGGCCCAGAAGAAAAAGTGA
- a CDS encoding DUF2804 domain-containing protein, which yields MNGTAADTLAVSPPPLRNLCDSHGRLDPRAVGWSARPRVLCHIPGHFGRRKRWNHWCIVSPGWMLSLTIADLDYLTYGAAYFLDLDSGQAVAHTQIRFFGLGCQLPDEPQASHAFEHPRLQLRFDEQPGRLRVTGQAPDLGGLPLELALEVRRPSHLESVNLVVPMGEHTFHACSRQLGLPISGCLQLGRRRYDCQAGQSFAALDFGRGVWPLHTYWTRAAFAAPGGIAGNFGTGWTEASDLRENALWFGGKLSRVLDDVHIREPRDPLAEWRLDSACGRVELLFRPEQLHQARPSVGLFYANTRQWFGRFNGTLRHDDGDCVPVDGALGWIGSTRARW from the coding sequence ATGAACGGAACCGCCGCCGATACCCTCGCCGTATCGCCCCCGCCCCTGCGCAACCTCTGCGACAGCCACGGCCGGCTCGATCCCCGGGCGGTCGGCTGGTCCGCCCGGCCGCGGGTGCTCTGCCACATCCCCGGCCACTTCGGCCGGCGCAAGCGCTGGAACCACTGGTGCATCGTCAGCCCCGGCTGGATGCTCTCGCTGACCATCGCCGACCTCGACTACCTGACCTACGGCGCCGCCTATTTCCTCGACCTGGACAGCGGCCAGGCGGTAGCGCACACGCAGATCCGCTTCTTCGGCCTCGGCTGCCAGTTGCCCGACGAGCCGCAGGCCAGCCATGCCTTCGAGCATCCCCGCCTGCAATTGCGCTTCGACGAACAGCCCGGGCGCCTGCGCGTCACCGGCCAGGCCCCGGACCTCGGTGGCCTGCCGCTGGAGCTGGCGCTGGAAGTGCGACGACCGTCGCACCTGGAGTCGGTGAACCTGGTGGTGCCGATGGGCGAACACACCTTCCATGCCTGCAGCCGCCAGCTCGGCCTGCCGATCAGCGGCTGCCTGCAGCTCGGCCGCCGACGCTACGACTGCCAGGCGGGCCAGAGCTTCGCCGCGCTGGACTTCGGCCGCGGCGTCTGGCCGCTGCATACCTACTGGACCCGCGCCGCCTTCGCCGCCCCCGGCGGCATCGCCGGCAACTTCGGCACCGGCTGGACCGAAGCCAGCGACCTGCGCGAGAACGCCCTGTGGTTCGGCGGCAAGCTCAGCCGCGTGCTCGACGACGTGCACATCCGCGAGCCTCGCGACCCGCTGGCCGAATGGCGCCTGGACAGCGCCTGCGGTCGCGTCGAGCTGCTCTTCCGTCCCGAACAGCTGCACCAGGCGCGGCCCAGCGTCGGCCTGTTCTATGCCAATACCCGCCAGTGGTTCGGCCGTTTCAACGGCACCCTGCGCCACGACGACGGCGACTGCGTGCCGGTGGACGGCGCCCTCGGCTGGATCGGTTCGACCCGCGCGCGCTGGTGA
- a CDS encoding class II fumarate hydratase, protein MSRTETDSLGTIEVPDDAYWGAQTQRSLENFAIGGQRMPLAVIHALALIKKAAARVNDHLGELPPDVARLIEQAADEVLAGRHDEHFPLVVWQTGSGTQTNMNVNEVIAGRANELAGNPRGGKSPVHPNDHVNRAQSSNDSFPTAMHIAAAKAVHEQLLPAIAELSGGLAEQSARHASLVKTGRTHLMDATPITFGQELSAFVAQLDYAERAIRAALPAVYQLAQGGTAVGTGLNAPKGFADAIAAEIAAESGLPFVAAPNKFAALAGHEPLVILSGALKSLAVALMKIANDLRLLGSGPRAGFAEVKLPANEPGSSIMPGKVNPTQCEALSMLACQVMGNDSTISFAASQGHLQLNVFKPVIVYNLLESIRLLADGCRNFNKHCVAGLEPDAQRMADLLERGLMLVTALNPHIGYDKAAEIAKKAYAEGTTLRAAALQLGYLDEAQFDEWVRPEQMLEAGHHG, encoded by the coding sequence ATGAGCCGGACCGAAACCGATAGCCTGGGCACCATCGAGGTGCCCGACGACGCCTACTGGGGCGCCCAGACCCAGCGTTCGCTGGAGAACTTCGCCATCGGCGGCCAGCGCATGCCGCTCGCCGTGATCCACGCCCTGGCGCTGATCAAGAAAGCCGCCGCGCGGGTCAACGACCACCTCGGCGAACTGCCGCCGGACGTCGCCCGGCTGATCGAACAGGCCGCCGACGAAGTCCTCGCAGGCCGCCACGACGAACACTTCCCGCTGGTGGTCTGGCAGACCGGCAGCGGCACCCAGACCAACATGAACGTCAACGAGGTGATCGCTGGCCGCGCCAACGAACTGGCCGGCAATCCGCGTGGCGGCAAGTCGCCGGTGCATCCCAACGACCACGTCAACCGCGCGCAGAGTTCCAACGACAGCTTCCCCACCGCCATGCACATCGCCGCCGCCAAGGCCGTGCACGAACAATTGCTGCCGGCCATCGCCGAGCTTTCCGGCGGTCTCGCCGAACAGTCGGCGCGGCACGCCAGCCTGGTCAAGACCGGGCGCACCCACCTGATGGACGCCACGCCGATCACCTTCGGCCAGGAGCTCTCGGCCTTCGTCGCCCAGCTCGACTATGCCGAGCGCGCCATCCGCGCGGCGCTGCCGGCGGTCTACCAGTTGGCCCAGGGCGGCACCGCGGTGGGCACCGGGCTCAACGCGCCGAAGGGCTTCGCCGACGCCATCGCCGCGGAAATCGCCGCCGAATCGGGCCTGCCCTTCGTCGCCGCGCCGAACAAGTTCGCCGCCCTGGCCGGCCACGAGCCGCTGGTCATCCTCTCCGGCGCCCTGAAGAGCCTGGCGGTGGCCCTGATGAAGATCGCCAACGACCTGCGCCTGCTCGGCTCAGGCCCACGCGCCGGCTTCGCCGAGGTGAAGCTGCCGGCCAACGAGCCGGGCAGCTCGATCATGCCCGGCAAGGTCAACCCGACCCAGTGCGAGGCGCTGTCGATGCTGGCCTGCCAGGTCATGGGCAACGACAGCACGATTTCCTTCGCCGCCAGCCAGGGCCATCTGCAACTCAACGTGTTCAAGCCGGTGATCGTCTACAACCTGCTGGAGTCCATCCGCCTGCTCGCCGACGGCTGCCGCAACTTCAACAAGCATTGCGTCGCCGGCCTGGAGCCGGACGCCCAGCGCATGGCCGACCTGCTGGAGCGCGGCCTGATGCTGGTCACCGCACTGAACCCGCACATCGGCTACGACAAGGCCGCCGAAATCGCCAAGAAGGCCTACGCCGAAGGCACCACCCTGCGCGCCGCGGCGCTGCAGCTGGGCTACCTGGACGAAGCGCAGTTCGACGAATGGGTACGGCCGGAGCAGATGCTGGAGGCCGGCCACCATGGTTGA